A portion of the Halalkalicoccus subterraneus genome contains these proteins:
- a CDS encoding ABC transporter permease: MPLVDPQSIYALWLRDVKRFLRTPSRIVGSIAMPLLFLVFLGFGFSGAAIPGLPDGVDYLQYLVPGMVGFTMLFGASFAGMSILSDQDVGFLKEILVAPVSRTSIVLGRIAGGSTTALVQATLILLVSIPLGFRITSPLLAPLAAVFLVLIAITFVGFGVALASQFSDSEGFGLIIQFVIFPLFFLSGAIYPIASLPTPVQLLAFINPLTYGVDGLRAVLVGTSAYPLVVDFGALAVSSALMVGIGTYLFERVEAV; encoded by the coding sequence ATCCCGCTCGTCGATCCACAGAGCATCTACGCGCTCTGGCTGCGCGACGTCAAGCGGTTCCTCCGCACGCCCTCACGGATCGTCGGCTCGATCGCGATGCCGCTTCTGTTCCTCGTCTTCCTCGGTTTCGGCTTCAGCGGTGCCGCGATTCCCGGGCTCCCCGACGGCGTCGATTACCTCCAGTATCTCGTCCCCGGGATGGTCGGCTTCACGATGCTGTTCGGGGCGTCCTTCGCCGGGATGTCGATCCTCTCGGATCAGGACGTGGGGTTCCTCAAGGAGATCCTCGTCGCCCCGGTCAGCCGGACGTCGATCGTCCTCGGACGGATCGCCGGCGGCTCGACGACGGCGCTCGTCCAGGCGACCCTCATCCTGCTGGTCTCGATCCCGCTCGGGTTCCGGATCACCAGCCCGCTGTTGGCCCCGCTGGCGGCCGTCTTCCTCGTGTTGATCGCGATCACGTTCGTCGGGTTCGGCGTCGCACTTGCCTCCCAGTTCAGCGACAGCGAGGGATTCGGCCTGATCATCCAGTTCGTTATATTCCCCCTCTTCTTCCTCTCGGGTGCGATCTACCCGATCGCGAGTCTGCCGACCCCCGTTCAGCTACTCGCCTTCATCAACCCGCTGACGTACGGCGTCGACGGTCTGCGGGCGGTTCTCGTGGGCACGTCGGCGTACCCGCTCGTCGTGGACTTCGGCGCGCTCGCGGTCTCGTCGGCCCTGATGGTCGGTATCGGTACGTACCTCTTCGAACGCGTCGAAGCTGTCTGA